The genomic interval CAATACGAGCGAAAACGATGAATAGGTCAGCAAACCCAGCATTGGAAATCCACATTTTTTGACCGTTGATGACGTAGTGCTCCCCATCATCAGTCAATACGGCCGTGGTTTTACCACTGTTGGCATCTGATCCGGCTCCCGGCTCGGTCAAGCAGTAACATCCCATGAATTCTCCGCTGGCCAACTTCGGCAAGTACTTTTGCTTTTGCTCTTCTGAACCGTACAGCAAGATGGGCAGTGTTCCAATTCCCGTGTGTGCTCCGTAGGCCGTAGACAAGGAACCACTGACTCCGCTCACGCGATCGCAAATCAGCATGGTGGTGTTGAAGTCCATTCCGAGTCCACCGTAATTTTCCGGAACCCCAATACCCAACAAGCCCATTTCTCCGAGCTGCTTCATCAGCTCTTCCGTCCAGGCATAGTCCTTCTTCTCGAAGCGTTCGCGCTGAGGAACGACTTCTTTTTCAATGAATTCCGTGGCGGCATCCGCCATCATGCGTTGTTCTTCGTTAAAGTCTTCGGGAATGAAGACTTCTGCTGGTGTTGCGTCTTTGATTAGGAATTCTCCTCCTTTGAGTGCCATTATATCGTGTATTAAATCATTTCTTAATTGATGAATTCATAGATGCCCGCAGCACCTTGTCCGGTTCCCACGCACATGGTCACCATTCCGTATTTGTTGCCTCGTCGGCGCATCTCGTTGAATAGCTGCACGCTCAACTTGGCTCCTGTACACCCAAGCGGATGACCCAGTGAAATGGCCCCTCCGTTCACGTTGACGATTTCTTGGTTGATGTCCAACTTGCGCAAAACGGCCAAGGACTGAGAAGCGAAAGCCTCGTTCAGCTCAATGAGGTCAATGTCAGCGAGCTTCATGTCCGCCTGTTTCAATGCGGCAGGAATCGCCTTCACGGGACCGATACCCATGATTCGAGGCTCTACCCCCATGGCGGCATAGCTCACCAAGCGCGCAATCGGCTTCAAGCCCAATTCGTTGACCATGCGTTCGCTCATCACAATCACAAAGGCCGCCCCATCACTGGTTTGTGAGGAGTTACCCGCTGTGACACTTCCGCCCTGAGCAAATACGGGACGTAGTTTCCCTAGGGCCGCCATATTGGTACCAGCACGTGGACCTTCATCTGTATCCGCTACATGCGTTCGGGTCTGACGCTTTTCGTTTTCGTCCAAGTAAACCTCTTCGACATCGATCGGAAGAATGTCATCCTTGAATCGCCCCTCTTCGATGGCCTTCAAGGCCTTCATGTGGGAGTTGTAGGCAAACTCATCCTGGTCCTCACGGGCCACCTTAAATTCGTTGGCCACCGCCTCAGCGGTCAAACCCATGGAGAAGTACCAATCCGGATTGTTCCGGGCCACATCCAAGTTGGGGGTTACTTTGTATCCACCCATGGGGATGTAGCTCATGCTTTCCACTCCTCCAGCGATGATGCAATCGGCCATGCCGTTCTTAATTTTCGCTGTGGCAATGGCAATGGTTTCCAGTCCACTGCTGCAGTAACGGTTCACCGTCATTCCGGGAACGTCGACTACGTTAAGTCCCATAAGCGAGATCAAACGTCCGACGTTGAGGCCCTGCTCTGCTTCGGGCATGGCATTTCCGACGATGACATCATCGACCCGTTTAGGGTCTAATTCTGGAACCGCTTTCATTAGACCTTGAATGGTCTCCGCGGCCAAATCATCCGGGCGCTTAAATCGGAACTGTCCGCGATTCGCCTTCCCTACTGCTGTTCTGTATCCTTTAACGATATATGCTTCCATCTTTGTCGTCGATTTTTAGTTGCGCAAGGGCTTACCGGTTTTCAACATGTGCTGGATGCGCTCGAGGGTCTTGCGTTCCCCACAGAGGCTCAAGAAGGCCTCGCGCTCCAAATCCAAGAGGTACTGCTCACTTACATGTGCAGGCTCGCTCAAATCCCCTCCAGCCATTACATAGGCCAGTTTGCGGGAGATAAGCTCATCGTGCTCGCTGATGTAGTGGCCGCTGGTCATGGCATGGGCTCCGATGTAGAACATTCCGAGCGCCTGCTTACCCAACACCTTCACCTTCTTGCGAACCGGTTGTGTATAGCCCAGTTCGGCCAATTCAATGGCTCCAGCCTTTGCATCGGCGATCTGGCGATCCTTGTTCAAGGAAATGTGGTCCTGACCTTCGCGCAATACCTTCATATCGAAGGCCTCTGAAGCACTGGTCGCCACCTTGGCCATACCGATGTTCAAATAATACTCGCGCAGAGCATTGAGCTCCACGTCATCTTTCATGTAGCGTTCAGCGGCACGCAAGGTCATTTCCTTGGTTCCACCTCCACCCGGGATCACCCCAACACCAAACTCCACAAGTCCGATGTAGGTCTCTGCAGCCGCCTGAACGCGGTCGGCATGAAGGGTCATTTCGCATCCTCCTCCGAGGGTCATGCCGTGTGGTGCTACAACCACCGGAATGCTCGAGTAACGCACGCGCATCATACTGTCCTGGAACATCTTGATGGCGAAGTTCAACTCATCATAATCCTGCTCGATGGCCATCATGAAGATCATCCCCAAGTTGGCTCCTACAGAGAAATTCGCTGCTTGGTTTCCGATCACCAGCCCGCGGTAATCCTGTTCAGCCAAGTCAATGGCCTTATTGAGCCCTTGAATCACACCGCTGCCTAGAGAATTCATTTTGGAACGGAACTCAAAGTTGAGGATGCCGTCTCCCAAGTCTTCCACGACGGACTCGGCATTGCTCCAAACCGTCTTGCTTTCACGGATTCGGTCGAGAATAATAAATCCATCTTGTCCGGGCACTTTCGCCGTTGCTTTAGACGGTATGTCGTAGTACTCCAATTCACCGTCGGTGATTTGGTAGAAGGCCTCACGGCCCGATGAGACCATTTCGGTCACCCAATCTCCTGCGGTAAGTCCTTCAGCCTCGATCAATTCGAGTCCTTTTTTGACTCCGATCAAGTCCCAATATTCAAAAGGTCCGAGCTCCCATCCGAAACCAGCCTTCATGGCGTCATCGATTCGGAAAAGATCATCTGAAATTTCAGGGATGCGATGGCTCACATAGGCAAAGACACCGGCAAACATCTTGCGATAAAACTCGCCGGCTTTATCCTTGCCCTTCACCAACATCGGAACGCGCTCCCGCAAATCCGTTACTGGCTTGGTCATTTCCAAAGTGGCGAACTTGGCGCGCTTCTTCTCGCGGTACTCAAGTGTTTCTAAATCCAAGGTCAGAATGGAAGACTTTCCGTCCTCTCCTTTGACCTTCTTATAGAAACCGGCTCCCGTTTTAGACCCGAGCAGTTTGTTGTCGATCATGTGCTGGATGAAATCCGGAAGCGCAAAGAGCGCATTCATTTCATCGTTGGGCACGGCCTCCTTAAGCCCGTTGGCCACGTGTACCAGGGTATCCAAACCTACGACGTCCGAGGTGCGGAAGGTCGCTGATTTCGGACGGCCCAATACAGGTCCCGTGAGTTTGTCAATTTCCTCAACCGTTAAGCCGAGTTCCTTGACCGAGTGGAACAAGCTCATGATGCTGTACACTCCAATACGATTGGCAATGAAGGCCGGTGTATCCTTCGCCAGAACGGTCGTTTTTCCCAAGAACAAGTCTCCGTACTCCATGAGGAAATCGGTGATTTCCGGATCTGTTTCAGGAGTGGGGATAATCTCCAATAAGCGCAGGTAGCGCGGTGGGTTGAAGAAGTGTGTTCCGCAGAAGTGCTTTTTGAAATCGTCACTTCGTCCGTCCAACATCAAGTGGATCGGAATCCCAGACGTATTACTCGAGATCAAGGTGCCTGGCTTACGGTGTTGCTCCACCTTATCGAAGACTTGCTTCTTAATGTCTAGGCGCTCCACAACGACCTCGATGACCCAATCCAC from Cryomorphaceae bacterium carries:
- a CDS encoding acetyl-CoA C-acyltransferase encodes the protein MEAYIVKGYRTAVGKANRGQFRFKRPDDLAAETIQGLMKAVPELDPKRVDDVIVGNAMPEAEQGLNVGRLISLMGLNVVDVPGMTVNRYCSSGLETIAIATAKIKNGMADCIIAGGVESMSYIPMGGYKVTPNLDVARNNPDWYFSMGLTAEAVANEFKVAREDQDEFAYNSHMKALKAIEEGRFKDDILPIDVEEVYLDENEKRQTRTHVADTDEGPRAGTNMAALGKLRPVFAQGGSVTAGNSSQTSDGAAFVIVMSERMVNELGLKPIARLVSYAAMGVEPRIMGIGPVKAIPAALKQADMKLADIDLIELNEAFASQSLAVLRKLDINQEIVNVNGGAISLGHPLGCTGAKLSVQLFNEMRRRGNKYGMVTMCVGTGQGAAGIYEFIN
- a CDS encoding 3-hydroxyacyl-CoA dehydrogenase codes for the protein MKRTIKKVAVLGSGIMGSRIAMHFANIGVEVLLLDIVPFELTEAEEKKGLTKEHPAVRNRIVTESFQGALKSNPSPIYRKKYADRVSLGNFDDDLHRIKDVDWVIEVVVERLDIKKQVFDKVEQHRKPGTLISSNTSGIPIHLMLDGRSDDFKKHFCGTHFFNPPRYLRLLEIIPTPETDPEITDFLMEYGDLFLGKTTVLAKDTPAFIANRIGVYSIMSLFHSVKELGLTVEEIDKLTGPVLGRPKSATFRTSDVVGLDTLVHVANGLKEAVPNDEMNALFALPDFIQHMIDNKLLGSKTGAGFYKKVKGEDGKSSILTLDLETLEYREKKRAKFATLEMTKPVTDLRERVPMLVKGKDKAGEFYRKMFAGVFAYVSHRIPEISDDLFRIDDAMKAGFGWELGPFEYWDLIGVKKGLELIEAEGLTAGDWVTEMVSSGREAFYQITDGELEYYDIPSKATAKVPGQDGFIILDRIRESKTVWSNAESVVEDLGDGILNFEFRSKMNSLGSGVIQGLNKAIDLAEQDYRGLVIGNQAANFSVGANLGMIFMMAIEQDYDELNFAIKMFQDSMMRVRYSSIPVVVAPHGMTLGGGCEMTLHADRVQAAAETYIGLVEFGVGVIPGGGGTKEMTLRAAERYMKDDVELNALREYYLNIGMAKVATSASEAFDMKVLREGQDHISLNKDRQIADAKAGAIELAELGYTQPVRKKVKVLGKQALGMFYIGAHAMTSGHYISEHDELISRKLAYVMAGGDLSEPAHVSEQYLLDLEREAFLSLCGERKTLERIQHMLKTGKPLRN